The Agromyces sp. LHK192 genome includes a window with the following:
- a CDS encoding YitT family protein, whose product MPRRLPSFDDPAPLLTRRLVQLIVGLVLYGFAIAMIVRAALGVSPWDVLSQGLAKQTGLTFGTITLIVSGVVLLLWIPIRQRPGFGTIMNAILIGPAADLGLFLIPESLDLWVRILLLPGGILLLAVATGLYIGAGFGPGPRDGLMTGLHRVTGWRIWIVRTGIELTVLALGWLLGGNVGLGTVLFAVTIGPLCGWTIARFTIRRVGGRRDPRGGTPRGSRRAGSRGDYSAASA is encoded by the coding sequence ATGCCACGCCGCCTGCCCTCGTTCGACGATCCCGCACCGCTCCTCACGCGCCGCCTCGTGCAGCTCATCGTGGGTCTCGTGCTGTACGGCTTCGCGATCGCGATGATCGTGCGCGCGGCCCTCGGCGTCTCCCCGTGGGACGTGCTGAGCCAGGGCCTCGCGAAGCAGACCGGCCTCACGTTCGGAACCATCACGTTGATCGTGAGCGGTGTCGTGCTGCTGCTGTGGATCCCGATCCGGCAGCGGCCCGGATTCGGCACGATCATGAACGCGATCCTGATCGGCCCGGCCGCCGACCTCGGGCTCTTCCTCATCCCGGAGTCGCTGGACCTGTGGGTGCGCATCCTGCTGCTGCCGGGCGGCATCCTGCTGCTGGCGGTCGCGACCGGCCTCTACATCGGCGCCGGCTTCGGACCCGGTCCCCGCGACGGGCTCATGACCGGCCTGCACCGCGTGACCGGATGGCGCATCTGGATCGTGCGCACCGGCATCGAACTGACCGTGCTCGCACTGGGCTGGCTGCTCGGCGGCAACGTCGGACTCGGCACCGTGCTGTTCGCGGTCACGATCGGCCCGCTGTGCGGCTGGACGATCGCGCGGTTCACCATCCGCCGGGTCGGCGGACGCCGTGACCCCCGAGGCGGGACACCTCGGGGGTCACGACGGGCGGGAAGCCGAGGCGACTACAGCGCCGCCTCCGCGTAG
- a CDS encoding MerR family transcriptional regulator, which yields MDWSIQEVARLAGTTSRTLRHYDDLGLLPPSRVGSNGYRHYDQASLVRLQRILLLRELGLGLPAIGEVLAGEASEVHALAGHLEWLRQEQERLARQIASVEKTMHAVEGGEQIMAHDMFDGFDHTQYREEVTERWGADAYERGDRWWRGMGDAERTAWQARTAQLAADWADAATRGVDPASVEAQALAKRHVEWLTGIPGTPTAAPGGDVKGYVLGLGEMYVADPRFAANYGGTEGAGFVRDALRVYAEAAL from the coding sequence ATGGACTGGTCGATCCAGGAGGTGGCGAGACTCGCGGGCACCACGAGCCGCACCCTGCGTCACTACGACGACCTCGGCCTGCTGCCGCCGAGCCGGGTCGGCTCGAACGGCTACCGCCACTACGACCAGGCCTCGCTCGTGCGGTTGCAGCGCATCCTGCTGCTGCGCGAACTCGGGCTCGGGCTGCCCGCGATCGGCGAGGTGCTCGCCGGCGAGGCATCCGAGGTCCATGCCCTGGCGGGCCACCTGGAGTGGCTCCGACAGGAACAGGAACGACTGGCGCGGCAGATCGCGTCGGTCGAGAAGACCATGCACGCCGTGGAAGGAGGTGAACAGATCATGGCTCACGACATGTTCGACGGATTCGACCACACGCAGTACCGCGAAGAGGTCACCGAGCGCTGGGGTGCCGACGCGTACGAGCGCGGCGACCGCTGGTGGCGCGGCATGGGCGACGCGGAGCGCACGGCCTGGCAGGCCCGCACCGCGCAGCTCGCCGCCGACTGGGCGGATGCCGCGACGCGCGGCGTCGACCCGGCCTCGGTCGAGGCGCAGGCGCTCGCGAAGCGCCACGTCGAGTGGCTCACGGGCATCCCGGGCACGCCGACCGCGGCGCCCGGAGGCGACGTGAAGGGCTACGTGCTCGGCCTCGGCGAGATGTACGTCGCCGACCCGCGGTTCGCGGCGAACTACGGCGGCACCGAGGGTGCCGGGTTCGTGCGCGACGCGCTGCGCGTCTACGCGGAGGCGGCGCTGTAG
- a CDS encoding DUF4097 family beta strand repeat-containing protein: MSIEQWVIAPGETRVIDLELVRNLKISLIGGKVDLIAHDEPGARVEISDVTGKDLKVSIDGDRLEIDHPQLRWDKFIDAFKGYAGNAKAQVSILAPRHAIVKLGIVSGDALVSGFDGDAKFSTVSGDVVVDNHSGDVELSTVSGEVSAGNHTGRVTAHSVSGDIIASGDIVGFNADTVSGDMIVDAHGTPSRIDTNTVSGDLTVRYAEGSGSRFRINTVGGTIVLDDSRFKGVLGKGFEYSTGELAGQWLDLAASSVAGNISVMRREKAAADAPDTGAAEETGE; encoded by the coding sequence ATGTCCATCGAGCAGTGGGTGATCGCACCCGGCGAAACGCGGGTGATCGACCTCGAACTCGTCCGCAACCTCAAGATCAGCCTCATCGGCGGCAAGGTCGACCTGATCGCCCACGACGAACCGGGCGCCCGGGTCGAGATATCCGACGTCACCGGCAAGGACCTCAAGGTCTCGATCGACGGCGACCGCCTCGAGATCGACCACCCCCAGCTGCGCTGGGACAAGTTCATCGACGCGTTCAAGGGGTACGCCGGCAACGCCAAGGCGCAGGTGTCGATCCTCGCGCCGCGCCACGCGATCGTGAAGCTCGGCATCGTCTCGGGCGACGCGCTCGTCAGCGGCTTCGACGGCGACGCGAAGTTCAGCACCGTCTCCGGCGACGTCGTCGTCGACAACCACTCGGGAGACGTCGAGCTCTCGACCGTCTCGGGCGAGGTCTCGGCCGGCAACCACACCGGCCGGGTCACCGCGCACTCGGTCTCGGGCGACATCATCGCCTCCGGCGACATCGTCGGCTTCAACGCCGACACGGTCTCGGGCGACATGATCGTCGACGCGCACGGCACGCCGTCGCGGATCGACACCAACACCGTCTCGGGCGACCTGACCGTGCGGTACGCCGAGGGGTCCGGCTCGCGCTTCCGCATCAACACGGTCGGCGGCACCATCGTGCTCGACGACAGCCGTTTCAAGGGCGTGCTCGGCAAGGGCTTCGAGTACTCGACCGGCGAACTCGCCGGCCAGTGGCTCGACCTCGCCGCCAGCAGCGTCGCGGGCAACATCTCCGTCATGCGCCGCGAGAAGGCCGCAGCGGATGCCCCGGACACCGGTGCAGCGGAGGAGACGGGCGAATGA
- a CDS encoding PadR family transcriptional regulator, whose translation MTPPVFAHGSLRLYLLALLAEHARHGYELIQALSDRFGGTYSPSAGTIYPRLAKLEEEGLVEKSVDGRKTVYAITPAGRAELERRRPELDAIEDEVDDSVRRLADGVRAEVDEAMRTLRAELANAAREAKRAAKDARMPSGPSAAPSAGQAESNRAVHEADLVINEFRQQLRTDLRAQAHRAGLSADTVSLLRARLAEVRAEVLGSFGER comes from the coding sequence ATGACCCCACCCGTCTTCGCCCACGGCAGCCTCCGGCTCTACCTGCTCGCGCTGCTCGCCGAGCACGCCCGGCACGGGTACGAGCTGATCCAGGCGCTCTCCGACCGGTTCGGGGGCACCTACTCGCCGAGCGCCGGCACGATCTACCCCCGCCTCGCGAAGCTCGAGGAGGAGGGCCTCGTCGAGAAGTCCGTCGACGGCCGAAAGACCGTCTACGCGATCACCCCGGCGGGTCGAGCCGAGCTCGAGCGACGCCGCCCCGAACTCGACGCGATCGAGGACGAGGTCGACGACTCCGTGCGACGGCTCGCCGACGGCGTGCGCGCCGAGGTCGACGAGGCCATGCGCACGCTGCGCGCAGAGCTCGCCAACGCGGCCCGGGAGGCCAAGCGCGCGGCGAAGGACGCCCGGATGCCGTCCGGTCCGTCGGCCGCTCCGTCCGCCGGGCAGGCCGAGTCGAACCGCGCCGTGCACGAGGCCGACCTCGTCATCAACGAGTTCCGGCAGCAGTTGCGCACCGACCTGCGCGCCCAGGCGCACCGGGCCGGGCTCTCCGCGGACACGGTGTCGCTGCTTCGCGCCCGGCTCGCCGAGGTGCGTGCGGAGGTGCTCGGGTCGTTCGGCGAGCGCTGA
- a CDS encoding CrcB family protein, whose amino-acid sequence MRAILAVFVGGLIGTGLRFGLDLLLPHGDDAFPVSTLVANLAGALALGTLVGGLWTRPSTPAWVKAGAGAGLLGSFTTLSAVMASLVLLAGAGSWWTAGAYLAVSLIGGIGLAYAGLVLGARLVHGRVPPEAVEPGDPGRPGRGATT is encoded by the coding sequence GTGCGCGCGATCCTCGCCGTGTTCGTCGGCGGCCTCATCGGCACCGGACTGCGGTTCGGTCTGGACCTGCTGCTGCCGCACGGGGACGACGCGTTCCCCGTTTCGACACTGGTCGCGAACCTCGCGGGCGCACTCGCGCTCGGAACGCTGGTGGGCGGGCTCTGGACCCGGCCGTCCACGCCCGCCTGGGTCAAGGCCGGTGCCGGGGCCGGACTGCTGGGGTCGTTCACGACGCTCTCGGCGGTGATGGCCTCGCTCGTGCTCCTCGCCGGCGCGGGGTCCTGGTGGACGGCCGGCGCCTACCTCGCCGTGTCGCTCATCGGCGGGATCGGCCTCGCGTACGCCGGGCTGGTCCTCGGCGCTCGGCTGGTGCACGGCCGGGTGCCGCCCGAGGCCGTCGAGCCCGGTGACCCCGGCCGTCCGGGCCGCGGAGCCACGACATGA